In Pseudophryne corroboree isolate aPseCor3 chromosome 2, aPseCor3.hap2, whole genome shotgun sequence, the sequence cagaacgaagaaaaaacctcgtaatgccgtaagtaaaatacctaactgcatagcaaatttacttggcgcagtcgcactgcggacattgcgcatgcgcattagcgactaatcgctccgttgcgagagaaaaataacgagcgaacaactcggaatgacccccatggttttgcccaactgctaacaaaattcctgctgcgatcaacttggaattacccccaatggctggTGTGCGTACACAGACCACCTGGATGCAGCCACTGCGTGCGAAAGTGCGGCTGCGTCCAGGTGTGAGTGACCACCTGTGTCTGTCGACATTGTCTTTATGTTGATATTGTGAATGTTGACGTTTTCATTGTCAACATTttaggcatattcaattagccacaaggtTTACCCTAAAGCTAATTGTAGGGTAACTGTCGTGTGGCGCAGGAAAGGCTATTCAATAAAATAGCCTTTTTCCAGTGCCTAATATCGGGGATTACTGCACGGAAACTCACTGATTCCACATATGCTGCGGAATCAATGGTATGTAGTAAAGAATGCTCaagatttggggcctaattcagatctgtctgCTCGCTAACGTTTTTCGCTGTGcatcgatcaggtaactactgcgcatgcgtatgcaccgcaatgcgcaggcgcgttgtacttgtacaaagtggatcgttgctgtgcactggttctagcgaaaaatccattcgtacagccgaacgcaaggtgattgacaggaaaagggcgtttgtgggtggcaactgaccgttttctgggagcatttggaaaaacgcaggcgtgtccaggcgtttgcagggcgggtgtctgacgtcaattcagggaccggacaggctgaagtgatctcagcggctgagtaaggtcagagctactcagaaactgcacaaactgtttttgtacagctcggttgcacaggcgttcacacacttgcaaagctaaaatacactcccctataggcggcgtctatctgttcgcagcgctgcaaaaaatagctagcgagcgaacagatctgaattaggcccttggagcgCTACCTTTATACTGAATACTAAGAGCCCAACTACCTCCCCAATTGCGGAATCAATAGGTTTTCCCTGCGCTTGAACCCCCATTTGTGCCTTTTTCTCAGGGATGATGTGAATACCCGCTAATTGAATCACGCTGCCTCCGGTAATTGAAAATGCCCATTTGTCCCCTTCGACATTCTGAATGTTGCAATTAAGACGGGATACGGTCATTTggttgacagcacttaggtcgacagtgattaggtcgaccactattggacgacatgtattaggtcgacatggtcactagatcgATGTGGAAAaaaggctgacatgagtttttcacttttttttaccattttttgactttttcatactttacgatccacgtggactacgattgggaacggtaccttgcccgaagcatggcgagcgaagcgagccatgcgaggggacacagtgcactaattggggttccccgtcactttacgaaaaaacaacaccaaaaaagttaaaaaaactcatgtcgacctttttcatgttgacctaatgaccatgtcgaccaaatgcatgtcgaataatagtgatcaacctaatgactgtcgacctaagtgtggtcgacctaatgagccaTACCCATTAAGACCATGACAAGTTCTGGTGTTGACATGCTCTCAGCTTGCGCAATGCAAACACATGTAATACGCGTTCCTCAGATGTTCTAGTTTCACGTCTGGTGCACAGCCTAATCTCAGCTGCATAGTGTAAAAGCGAGACATTCATCCTTTTCAAGAACAGTGTTTTAATATTCCGTTGTGTCAGACATGTTCAGATTGCTGTATCGCTCAGTGAGATTGAGCCTAATGAACAACTCTTATGTATCCTGCACAGTaactatgtaaatacatttctcatTTAGAGAAATCCAAATTTTGTTTTCCAACTTTCAATCTGCAGAATCATATTCAGAACGGCTAACTCAGTATTTTAGGATGTACCTATAACCGGTCCCAAATAGCTGTATGTATAAAGGGGTGTGTAGCCTGCCCCTGAGGGCCTGAATCAGAGGTGTACAGAAATGCATTTGCAGCTGCCAGTGCGTACGCagcggctgtgcaaaaatatgcaaatgtcgctgcTGTCTGGTTTTTCACTTACAGTAACTTTGtgtctgtaaagggccccatacacgtatgcgaccacatgtcgcaggcgatcaccccagcaGCATCCCGGggcgcaggatcgcccaagatacatcggatgctgtacttttgcatacgatgtatcctgggcaatcccagccatgccccctggtcggacgtgattgaatgtgcagcacattcaatctggagaatccgatccaatgctcacgggaacgcgcatcggattggaaatacctaacaaaaatgcccgattttgggggtaattccaagttgatcgcagcaggaaattttttagcagttggacaaaaccatgtgcactgcaggggaggcagatataacatgtgcagagagagttagatttgggtgcggtgagttcaatctgcaatctaaattgcagtgtaaaaataaagcagccagtatttaccctgcacagaaacaaaataacccacccaaatctaactctctctgcacatgttatatctgcctcccctgcactgcacatggttttgcccaactgctaaaaaaattcctgctgcgatcaacttggaattaccccccatgtgcactgcaggggaggcagatataacatgtgcagagagaattagatttgggtgtggtgagttcaatctacaatctaaattgcagtgtaaaaataaagcagccagtattcaccctgcacagaaacaaaataacccacccaaatctaactctctctgcacatgttatatctgcctcccctgcagtgcacatggttttgcccaactgctaaaaaaaattcctgctgtgatcaacttggaattacccccttcatccaatatatcgggccgaatgctcgaattgggctgaaatcaggcattatcgctctagtgtatggggcccctaacaaaccatgctgccatgcaaggggagcaaatgcatttactgtatattgtttctgtgccgggtaaatactggctgcgttagcatgtagcccacagatgttaggcagctttatttttactctgcaatttagatttcactttaagcgcaccccacccaaatctaaattgtcTGAATCACGCCCTGAAAGCGGTAAAAGTACTAGAGGGCTCTGAATGGAAAGGAAGAGGGCCACATGCAGCCCACAAAACCGATTGCAGCCCCCGAATGTTATAGTTCTAGTCCATGTTATAGAGCTTTTAGCTGGGGTACAATGTTGCTAAGTGGCACTCTAAGCCAGTATTGCAGTTAAAGCTCTCTCTGGCCATCAGTAAATTAAAGTCACAATGTAACTCTTATTTGTGGCTGCAATGACGCCAGAGAAGGGCAGGTTTGGAAAGTGCTTCGTTATACTTGAAACATTCTCCACACTGTATGATTTTAACAAGGGAAGTCCATTAAACAAGGAGGTGTCTAGGTAAGAGAGGTGAAATGGGGATGTCTTGTCTGTGGACACTTGGCACAGCCTGTCCTTGTCCTCTTGCTCGCTACTATTGTTCTGTATCGTCAGGCTCTGTTCACGTGTAGCGTCAGCCTGCACACGCAGGTGACGGAGCCCCAGGATGGCCAGGTATTCCGCCGGCAGGGTAGCTGCTCCGCACAGAGAAAGTTTTAAATTATGTACGAACGTGAAGTTAACCAGCTTTCCCAGAGTGAGGATGTCGGAGAACCAGACGGTCAGCTCACCACTGTGGATCAGCCTGGAGCCGGTCTTGTTCTTCGGCAGGGCGATGGTCTTACAGCTACACTCCAGGTTGGCCAGGCTGTAGTCGCAGCTTTTGATGTCCGAGGAGCAGCTGCAGTTGCGGACGTTGTTGTCCTTGGAGAATATCAACGTATGGTTTTGACTGTTTGCAAGATTTTTTGTAGAGCAGAAACTCAGGAAGCCAAGTAAGAGGAGATGGTGTCTGTAGAAGGACATGGATCTCATAATACTGTATACGCCAGCCTTCAAATCGCTCAGCTCTATCCATCGGAGGCTGCAGTGGCCAGTCTTTATCTAGATAGAAGAGTGAACAGTTTTCATTATCTTAATGAATTATGGGTCAAAACACATCATTATATCTTCCCGGAGATATGAAGAATAAGAGCTTTGAGCATGCACAGATGCTGGGCAGGGACATAACTAGCCAAGCAGGGTGGTGGGAGATTAATGACTATAGTTATCTTCCCACCACTTCACGGAAGGCTTTGACAATCAAAGGATCAACCACAATATAATCATCAATGTTGCCTTCAACACCTGCCCAAGTGAAGTAACAGGGGAAATGTCCATCGGTCGGCCACAACAGGGCATACACTGGCCGATGCCGGCAACTTATAATTTAGTAAATATTGCATCAGATGGACATGTTGAATGATCCGGCATGGCCAAATGATCA encodes:
- the EPCIP gene encoding polycystin-1-interacting protein 1, producing the protein MRSMSFYRHHLLLLGFLSFCSTKNLANSQNHTLIFSKDNNVRNCSCSSDIKSCDYSLANLECSCKTIALPKNKTGSRLIHSGELTVWFSDILTLGKLVNFTFVHNLKLSLCGAATLPAEYLAILGLRHLRVQADATREQSLTIQNNSSEQEDKDRLCQVSTDKTSPFHLSYLDTSLFNGLPLLKSYSVENVSSITKHFPNLPFSGVIAATNKSYIVTLIY